The Hyphomonas sediminis genome contains a region encoding:
- a CDS encoding nitrate/nitrite transporter, translated as MPLSTPTPAKGAGRALGLTTFAFTACFAVWTIFAILGLQIQKELGLSETQFGLLVGTPILTGSLSRLFLGIWADQFGGRIVNLAVMLLSALATWLLTFATTYPEFLLAALGIGIAGGSFSVSITYVSKFFPPEKQGSALGIVGAGNVGAAVTKFAAPIVMASMGWKGVANVWAIALVLVALVFFFLTSDDPELAERRRTGAKPRSFASQFEPLRNIQVWRFSLYYFFVFGAFVALALWLPRYLIGVYGFDVKTAGMLAAAYSIPASIFRIYGGHLSDRVGARNVMYWTFLVSVVVTFFLSYPPTSYVVDGVRGPISFRLATGPVAFVIAIFVLGFFMSLGKAAVYKHIPVYYPKDVGAVGGLVGLMGGLGGFVLPILFGVLNDLTGIWTSCFMLLFLIVSASLIWMHLAIRHMEREAAGATLDSLPQLPEMQPIHGEREARALAPKLIEDWRPEEPQFWEETGKKIASRNLWLSIPALFLSFAVWMVWSVVVAKLPQIGFAYTTDQLFWLAALPGLSGATLRIFYSFMVPVFGGRLWTTLTTWSLMLPALGIGFAVQNPETPYWIMLVLALLCGFGGGNFASSMSNIGFFYPKREKGNALAMNAGLGNLGVSAMQFLVPLVITVGVFGFLGGQPQVTEEGGELFLQNAGFIWVPFIIASAFAAWFGMNDLSSAKASFSDQAVIFKRRHNWIMCWLYTGTFGSFIGFSAAFPLLTKTQFPEINVLQIAFLGPLVGALSRSFTGWIADRFGGARVTLAVFVLMMVGTVGVLYFLANKDAPGAFIGFFVSFIVLFFATGVGNASTFQMIPAIMRKEIDRLEPQMSGADRLRQAEKESAAITGFTSAIAAYGAFFIPKSFGMSLAASGSAAPALYGFLAFYVSCLLVTWFVYARPGGLLFDVENRKRSGPATAAA; from the coding sequence ATGCCACTTTCCACTCCAACGCCCGCAAAAGGCGCCGGGCGCGCCCTGGGCCTGACGACATTTGCTTTTACGGCCTGTTTTGCCGTGTGGACGATCTTTGCCATTCTCGGCTTGCAGATTCAGAAGGAACTCGGGCTCTCCGAGACTCAATTCGGACTGCTCGTGGGCACTCCGATCCTGACCGGATCCCTTTCCCGGCTGTTCCTTGGAATATGGGCTGACCAGTTCGGCGGCCGAATTGTCAATCTCGCCGTAATGCTGCTGTCAGCGCTGGCGACCTGGCTTTTGACATTCGCAACGACCTATCCGGAGTTTCTCCTGGCGGCGTTGGGAATAGGCATTGCGGGCGGATCTTTCTCCGTCTCGATCACCTATGTCTCGAAATTCTTCCCACCGGAAAAGCAGGGGTCTGCTCTTGGGATCGTCGGCGCCGGCAATGTAGGCGCAGCGGTCACGAAATTTGCGGCGCCCATCGTCATGGCCTCGATGGGCTGGAAGGGTGTCGCCAATGTCTGGGCGATCGCGCTCGTGCTTGTGGCGCTCGTCTTCTTCTTCCTGACGTCTGACGATCCTGAGCTCGCCGAGCGCCGCCGCACGGGCGCAAAGCCACGCAGTTTTGCCTCCCAGTTCGAGCCGCTCCGCAATATCCAGGTCTGGCGCTTCTCGCTTTATTACTTCTTCGTGTTCGGCGCGTTCGTTGCGCTGGCGCTCTGGCTCCCGCGCTATCTGATCGGCGTTTATGGCTTCGATGTGAAGACAGCCGGTATGTTGGCAGCGGCCTATTCGATCCCGGCTTCCATTTTCCGGATTTATGGCGGGCACCTCTCCGACAGGGTCGGCGCGCGGAACGTTATGTACTGGACATTCCTCGTCTCAGTCGTGGTTACCTTTTTCCTGTCTTACCCGCCGACTTCCTATGTCGTCGATGGCGTGCGCGGGCCAATCAGCTTCCGGCTTGCCACAGGTCCGGTCGCCTTTGTGATCGCGATCTTCGTGCTCGGCTTCTTCATGAGCCTCGGCAAGGCAGCGGTCTACAAGCACATCCCGGTCTATTATCCCAAGGACGTCGGCGCTGTCGGTGGTCTGGTCGGGCTGATGGGCGGGCTCGGTGGCTTCGTCCTTCCGATACTGTTTGGTGTACTGAATGACCTGACCGGCATCTGGACGAGCTGCTTCATGCTGCTGTTCCTGATCGTATCGGCTTCGCTGATCTGGATGCACCTTGCTATCCGGCACATGGAGCGCGAAGCGGCCGGCGCAACGCTCGACTCCCTGCCGCAACTGCCGGAGATGCAGCCCATTCATGGAGAGCGCGAAGCCCGGGCGCTGGCGCCTAAGCTCATCGAGGACTGGCGCCCGGAGGAGCCCCAGTTCTGGGAGGAGACCGGCAAGAAGATTGCCAGCCGCAATCTCTGGCTCTCGATCCCAGCCCTGTTCCTGTCCTTCGCTGTCTGGATGGTGTGGTCGGTTGTTGTCGCCAAACTGCCGCAAATCGGATTTGCCTACACGACAGACCAGCTTTTCTGGCTCGCCGCATTGCCCGGCCTGTCGGGGGCCACGCTGAGGATTTTCTATAGCTTCATGGTGCCGGTGTTCGGCGGACGGCTGTGGACGACGCTGACGACCTGGTCCCTCATGCTCCCCGCGCTCGGGATCGGTTTTGCCGTTCAGAACCCCGAAACGCCCTATTGGATCATGCTTGTGCTCGCATTGCTGTGCGGCTTCGGCGGCGGGAACTTCGCATCGTCGATGTCAAATATCGGATTCTTCTATCCTAAGCGTGAGAAGGGAAATGCGCTCGCCATGAATGCCGGGCTCGGCAATCTGGGGGTCAGCGCGATGCAGTTTCTCGTGCCTCTTGTCATTACTGTCGGCGTGTTTGGCTTTCTCGGCGGGCAGCCACAGGTAACAGAGGAGGGGGGAGAGCTCTTCCTCCAGAATGCCGGATTTATCTGGGTACCCTTCATTATAGCCAGCGCCTTTGCCGCCTGGTTCGGAATGAATGACCTGTCCAGCGCCAAGGCATCCTTCTCAGATCAGGCCGTTATTTTCAAACGCCGGCACAACTGGATCATGTGCTGGCTCTACACCGGAACGTTCGGCTCTTTCATCGGCTTTTCTGCGGCCTTTCCGCTGCTGACGAAAACGCAGTTTCCGGAAATCAACGTTCTGCAGATTGCCTTCCTCGGCCCTCTGGTCGGCGCGTTGTCCCGCTCCTTCACCGGATGGATCGCCGACCGGTTTGGCGGCGCACGGGTCACGCTCGCGGTCTTTGTCCTGATGATGGTGGGTACAGTCGGGGTCCTCTACTTCCTTGCCAACAAGGACGCACCGGGAGCTTTCATAGGGTTCTTCGTCTCCTTCATCGTCCTTTTCTTTGCAACGGGGGTCGGCAATGCCTCGACCTTCCAGATGATCCCAGCGATCATGCGCAAGGAGATTGACCGGCTGGAGCCGCAGATGAGTGGAGCCGACCGTCTGCGCCAGGCCGAAAAGGAAAGCGCCGCCATCACTGGCTTTACCAGCGCCATCGCTGCGTACGGAGCTTTCTTCATCCCGAAGAGCTTCGGGATGTCGCTTGCCGCCTCTGGCAGCGCCGCACCTGCGCTCTACGGGTTCCTCGCCTTCTATGTCTCCTGCCTTCTCGTCACCTGGTTCGTCTATGCGCGCCCCGGCGGTCTCCTCTTCGATGTGGAAAACCGCAAGCGCTCCGGACCTGCAACAGCCGCTGCCTAA
- the ftrB gene encoding transcriptional activator FtrB, translating into MTIRSADAERVRNISFFKQADDPTFARAMTGAFLQRFPANTTLLMEGDPVDFLYILLEGAVELGAGWKSKDTTLAILRPVSTFILAAVVLESDSLMSAVTLERSEILMVPGDSLRRSMKEDATFGFAVSEELAGCYRGLVRSIKNHKLRDSTERLANYLLTQRVRQGEKNTIVLPHEKRVLAALLGMTPENLSRAFSKLSDKGVSVEGAHVRFDNVAALERLARPTPLIDNHYAQDCNTKGKAFTERQQGLLDTKSD; encoded by the coding sequence ATGACCATTCGAAGCGCAGATGCAGAGCGCGTAAGAAACATCTCCTTCTTCAAGCAGGCCGATGATCCGACCTTCGCAAGAGCGATGACCGGGGCTTTTCTCCAGCGTTTTCCGGCCAATACGACGCTTCTGATGGAAGGAGATCCCGTCGATTTCCTTTACATCCTGCTGGAAGGCGCAGTCGAACTGGGCGCTGGCTGGAAATCGAAGGACACAACGCTCGCGATTCTGCGGCCGGTTTCAACATTTATCCTGGCGGCGGTCGTGCTTGAGTCGGATTCACTCATGAGCGCTGTCACGCTGGAGCGTTCCGAAATCCTGATGGTGCCGGGCGATTCCCTGCGGCGGTCGATGAAAGAGGACGCCACTTTCGGGTTTGCCGTGTCAGAAGAACTTGCCGGCTGCTATCGCGGGCTGGTGCGCTCCATCAAGAACCACAAGCTGCGGGACTCAACCGAGCGGCTCGCCAACTATCTGCTCACCCAGCGTGTCCGTCAGGGTGAAAAGAACACAATCGTTCTGCCGCACGAGAAGCGCGTCCTGGCCGCCCTTCTTGGCATGACACCAGAAAACCTTTCCCGGGCCTTCTCCAAGCTTTCGGACAAAGGGGTGAGTGTCGAAGGCGCTCATGTCCGGTTCGACAATGTGGCCGCGCTCGAGCGGCTCGCACGCCCAACCCCACTGATCGACAACCACTATGCGCAGGATTGCAACACGAAAGGCAAGGCCTTCACCGAACGACAGCAGGGCCTGCTCGACACGAAGAGCGACTAG
- a CDS encoding NnrS family protein has protein sequence MATSAEQIRAYRGPALFSLGLRPFFLLGAIWAAIAIPLWIATYAFGPVALPVEAGLAFHVHEMVFGYGSAIVAGFLLTAVPNWTGRLPVCGQPLMILVAIWIAGRIAMLVQPDPAWLAGAIESAFLLVFAGIIWREVIAAKNTRNLKVAAAVSVLALANVGFHWSEIINGGLPQMAIRTGLAALIFLILLIGGRITPSFTRNWLARRGGAMPAPFDRYDGMALLFSLAALALWALFGDRALSSGLLVLAGALNIVRLARWQGQRTLAEPLVTILHIGFAWAALALILLGLSGIFPAGVPRVAGIHAAGAGAVGVMTLAVMTRASLGHTGHVLHAGWGTVLVYGLVNAGAITRVVAPFLDGALQAPVNYVASGFWAGAFALFAMVYGPRLLAPRPDPVP, from the coding sequence ATGGCGACCAGTGCTGAACAAATTCGTGCCTATAGGGGGCCGGCTCTGTTCAGCCTTGGCCTGCGGCCCTTCTTTCTGTTGGGCGCGATCTGGGCAGCAATCGCCATACCCCTCTGGATTGCGACCTATGCGTTTGGCCCGGTGGCCCTGCCGGTAGAGGCGGGCCTTGCATTTCATGTGCATGAAATGGTCTTCGGTTACGGCTCTGCGATCGTGGCAGGGTTTTTGCTGACTGCGGTTCCGAACTGGACGGGCCGGCTGCCTGTCTGCGGACAACCCCTCATGATATTGGTGGCGATCTGGATTGCGGGGCGTATCGCCATGCTGGTCCAGCCGGACCCTGCCTGGTTGGCGGGGGCCATCGAGAGCGCTTTCCTTCTGGTTTTTGCCGGTATCATCTGGCGCGAAGTGATTGCAGCCAAGAATACGCGAAACCTGAAAGTAGCCGCTGCTGTCTCGGTCCTTGCCCTGGCGAATGTCGGATTTCATTGGAGCGAAATCATAAATGGTGGCCTGCCGCAGATGGCCATAAGGACGGGACTGGCCGCGCTGATTTTTCTGATCCTGCTGATCGGCGGGCGGATCACCCCGAGTTTTACGCGCAACTGGCTCGCCAGACGGGGCGGCGCGATGCCGGCCCCGTTTGACCGGTATGACGGCATGGCGCTGCTTTTTTCCCTCGCTGCCCTTGCGCTTTGGGCGCTCTTCGGGGACCGCGCATTGTCATCCGGACTACTTGTATTGGCGGGTGCCCTCAATATCGTTCGACTCGCAAGATGGCAGGGGCAGCGAACGCTCGCTGAACCCCTCGTGACCATTCTGCATATCGGATTTGCCTGGGCGGCGCTGGCGCTCATCCTTCTCGGCCTGAGCGGTATTTTCCCGGCCGGCGTTCCGCGTGTCGCAGGCATTCACGCGGCCGGCGCAGGCGCGGTTGGCGTCATGACCTTGGCGGTCATGACGCGGGCAAGTCTGGGGCACACGGGTCACGTCCTGCATGCAGGGTGGGGGACAGTGCTGGTATATGGATTGGTCAATGCCGGCGCGATCACGCGTGTGGTGGCGCCGTTCCTCGACGGGGCACTTCAAGCGCCGGTCAATTATGTCGCAAGTGGATTTTGGGCAGGCGCATTCGCGCTTTTCGCAATGGTCTACGGCCCGAGGTTGTTGGCACCGCGGCCTGATCCTGTGCCTTGA
- the moaA gene encoding GTP 3',8-cyclase MoaA — MTHPGAVATDAFGRRFSYLRLSVTEVCNFRCTYCLPDGYRKTGSMDFLAADEIERLVRAFTGLGIRKVRLTGGEPTVRKDLTQLIARISATPGVEKVALTTNGWNLPRHIDEWVGAGLTNLNVSIDSLDREAFHRITGHDRLADVLAGLERALSLPLKTVKVNAVLLRDGLEEDFSSWTEFVRERPVSVRFIELMRTGDNKMFFEAQHVSGRILRQWLEDNGWTAKARGEDDGPATEFTHPGYAGRIGLIAPYGPGFCDGCNRLRVTARGQLRLCLFGQGGRDLRDLLGSDDSTQVLKSRIVEALTFKPAAHNLHTANPGDIRNLAQTGG; from the coding sequence ATGACACATCCCGGCGCAGTCGCGACGGATGCCTTCGGGCGCAGGTTCAGTTACCTGCGGCTGTCGGTTACAGAAGTCTGCAATTTTCGATGTACCTACTGCTTGCCGGATGGATACCGAAAAACCGGTTCCATGGACTTTCTCGCCGCAGACGAGATTGAACGGCTCGTGCGCGCCTTCACCGGGCTTGGCATCCGTAAGGTCCGGCTGACAGGCGGCGAACCGACTGTCCGGAAGGATCTGACGCAACTGATCGCCCGCATTTCAGCGACGCCGGGGGTTGAGAAAGTCGCCCTGACGACAAATGGCTGGAATCTGCCTCGCCATATCGATGAGTGGGTTGGGGCGGGGCTGACCAACCTCAATGTCAGCATAGACTCCCTCGACAGGGAGGCCTTTCATCGCATTACCGGCCATGATCGTCTAGCGGATGTGCTTGCTGGACTGGAGCGCGCGCTGTCCCTGCCTCTGAAGACCGTCAAAGTGAATGCCGTGCTGTTGCGGGACGGGCTTGAGGAGGATTTTTCGAGCTGGACAGAGTTCGTCCGTGAGCGTCCCGTCTCCGTCCGTTTCATCGAGCTGATGCGGACAGGGGATAACAAGATGTTCTTTGAGGCGCAGCATGTGAGCGGCCGGATCCTGCGCCAGTGGCTGGAGGACAATGGCTGGACTGCAAAAGCACGCGGGGAAGATGACGGACCGGCGACCGAGTTCACGCATCCTGGTTATGCCGGCCGGATCGGTCTGATCGCGCCCTACGGGCCGGGCTTCTGCGATGGGTGCAACCGGCTGCGCGTCACAGCGCGGGGACAACTCCGGCTGTGCCTTTTCGGACAAGGCGGACGCGACCTTCGGGACCTGCTCGGCTCAGATGATAGCACCCAAGTTCTCAAGTCGCGGATTGTCGAGGCTCTGACCTTCAAACCTGCAGCGCACAATCTTCACACCGCCAATCCTGGCGACATCAGAAATCTGGCTCAGACCGGAGGCTAG
- a CDS encoding nitrate reductase subunit alpha produces the protein MSHTLDRLTFFRRQTETFSGGHGVLNDEDRTWEEAYRNRWRHDKIVRSTHGVNCTGSCSWKIYVKGGIVTWETQQTDYPRTRDDLPNHEPRGCSRGASYSWYLYSANRVKYPLIRARLLKAWREARKTMQPVAAWKSIQDDPAKRADYVTRRGMGGFVRARWDEVNEIIAAANAHTVKQWGPDRVFGFSPIPAMSMVSYAAGARYLQLIGGVTGSFYDWYCDLPPASPQTWGEQTDVAESADWYNSNFLILWGSNVPQTRTPDAHFYTEARYKGVKSVVICPDYSEASKFSDLWLAAKQGTDAALGMAFGHVILTEYHRDREVPYFRDYVRQYTDLPLLVRLVPQEDGYVPERLLRASDFDKSLGEDANPDWKTVAIDETTGKVVVPNGSIGFRWGDKGKWNLEERESGGADTKLRLGLKGAEDEVAKVRFPYFANTASNGFASTDHPSVLTRNVPVRRMKLADGTETLVACVYDLLMANYGVDQGYGGEHLASSYDDMEPYTPAWAEAITTVPRANIIATARGFATNAEKTRGKSMIIIGAGMNHWYHMDMNYRAVMNMLILCGCIGQSGGGWSHYVGQEKLRPQTGWAPLAFATDWVRPPRQQNSTSFFYAHTDQWRYETVPVGEILSPTAEAGDWAGSFIDYNAKAERMGWLPSAPALKTNPLEVAAKAKAAGQEPKDYVAAALKSGELEMSCMDPDDPHNWPRNMFVWRSNLLGSSGKGHEYFLKHLLGTDHGIQGKDLGEMGHDKPRDVTWHDEAPRGKLDLLVCIDFRMSTTAVYSDIVLPTATWYEKNDLNTSDMHPFIHPLGAAVDPAWESRTDWEIFKGLAKTFSEVAPEVLGVETDVVLFPIQHDSPGEMAQTHGVRDWYKGECEPIPGKTMPTVVAVERDYSQIYAKFTSLGPLMDKLGNGGKGMAWNTQHEVEKLASLNGTVLDETVAKGRPKIVTDIDACETILMLAPETNGEVAVKAWEALEVQTGREHTHLARPKEDEKIRFRDIVAQPRKIITSPIWSGIESEHVSYNAGYTNVHELIPWRTLTGRQQLYQDHDWMRAFGETLVVYKPPVDLKTLHVKGDKPNGNPEITLNFITPHQKWGIHSTYTDNLLMLTLNRGGPVVWVSETDAKRAGIIDNDWVEVFNANGALTARAVVSQRIREGTMFMYHAQEKIVNTPGSEITGKRGGIHNSVTRAILKPTHMIGGYAQLAYGFNYYGTVGSNRDEFIILRKMNKVDWLDTPAAQKEGVQ, from the coding sequence ATGAGCCATACACTCGACAGACTGACTTTCTTCCGGCGGCAGACTGAGACCTTTTCCGGCGGACACGGCGTTCTCAATGATGAGGACCGTACTTGGGAAGAGGCGTACCGGAACCGCTGGCGCCACGACAAGATCGTGCGCTCAACGCACGGCGTGAACTGCACCGGCTCGTGCTCCTGGAAGATTTATGTCAAAGGCGGCATCGTTACCTGGGAAACTCAGCAGACTGATTATCCCCGGACGCGAGACGATCTGCCAAACCATGAACCGAGGGGGTGCTCGAGGGGCGCAAGCTACAGCTGGTACCTCTACTCGGCCAACCGGGTAAAATATCCTCTGATCCGGGCCCGGCTTCTGAAAGCCTGGCGGGAAGCCCGCAAGACTATGCAGCCCGTGGCGGCCTGGAAATCCATTCAGGATGATCCGGCCAAGCGCGCAGACTATGTGACGCGCCGCGGCATGGGCGGGTTCGTCCGGGCCCGCTGGGATGAGGTGAATGAAATCATTGCCGCAGCCAACGCGCACACGGTCAAGCAATGGGGCCCGGACCGCGTGTTCGGCTTCTCGCCCATTCCGGCGATGTCGATGGTTTCGTACGCAGCCGGTGCGCGCTATCTCCAGCTCATCGGCGGGGTGACTGGCTCCTTCTATGACTGGTATTGCGACCTGCCCCCTGCGAGCCCGCAGACCTGGGGCGAGCAGACCGACGTTGCCGAAAGCGCTGACTGGTACAATTCCAATTTCCTGATCCTTTGGGGCTCGAATGTGCCCCAGACGCGGACGCCGGATGCGCACTTTTACACCGAAGCCCGCTATAAGGGCGTCAAATCAGTCGTGATCTGCCCGGATTATTCGGAAGCCTCGAAATTCTCCGACCTCTGGCTCGCGGCCAAGCAGGGCACCGATGCAGCGCTCGGGATGGCTTTCGGTCACGTCATTCTGACGGAATATCACCGCGACCGAGAAGTCCCGTATTTCCGTGACTATGTGCGCCAGTATACCGACCTGCCGCTGCTCGTCCGCCTCGTGCCGCAGGAAGACGGCTATGTGCCCGAGCGCCTTTTGCGCGCCTCCGATTTCGACAAGTCCCTTGGCGAGGACGCCAATCCAGACTGGAAGACAGTTGCGATCGACGAAACAACCGGCAAGGTCGTGGTGCCGAACGGCTCTATCGGGTTCCGTTGGGGCGACAAGGGCAAATGGAACCTCGAGGAGAGGGAAAGCGGCGGAGCTGACACGAAGCTCCGGCTCGGCCTGAAGGGGGCCGAGGACGAGGTGGCCAAGGTCCGCTTCCCGTATTTCGCCAATACCGCCTCGAACGGCTTTGCCTCCACAGATCATCCGAGTGTCCTGACGCGCAATGTCCCCGTCAGAAGAATGAAACTCGCAGACGGCACAGAGACACTGGTCGCCTGTGTCTATGACCTCCTGATGGCTAATTATGGCGTCGATCAGGGCTATGGCGGCGAGCATCTCGCCAGTTCCTATGATGACATGGAGCCCTACACGCCGGCCTGGGCTGAGGCCATCACCACTGTGCCACGCGCGAACATCATTGCCACGGCCCGTGGTTTTGCCACCAACGCAGAGAAGACCAGGGGTAAGTCGATGATCATCATCGGCGCAGGGATGAACCACTGGTACCATATGGACATGAACTACCGCGCGGTGATGAACATGCTCATCCTGTGCGGGTGCATCGGACAGTCCGGCGGCGGCTGGTCCCACTATGTGGGGCAAGAGAAGCTCCGTCCCCAGACGGGGTGGGCGCCGCTTGCCTTTGCGACCGACTGGGTACGTCCGCCGCGCCAGCAGAATTCGACTTCCTTTTTCTATGCGCATACAGATCAGTGGCGTTATGAAACGGTTCCGGTCGGTGAGATCCTGTCTCCAACCGCCGAAGCGGGTGACTGGGCGGGTAGCTTCATCGACTATAATGCCAAGGCCGAGCGTATGGGCTGGTTGCCATCGGCCCCGGCGCTGAAGACCAACCCTCTGGAAGTGGCCGCGAAGGCCAAGGCCGCCGGGCAGGAGCCGAAGGACTATGTCGCCGCGGCGCTCAAATCCGGTGAGTTGGAAATGTCCTGCATGGACCCGGACGATCCGCATAACTGGCCGCGCAACATGTTTGTCTGGCGCTCCAACCTGCTTGGCTCTTCCGGCAAGGGGCACGAATATTTCCTCAAGCACCTGCTCGGCACCGATCATGGCATTCAGGGTAAAGATCTCGGAGAGATGGGGCATGACAAGCCGCGCGACGTGACTTGGCATGACGAGGCGCCGCGCGGAAAGCTCGACCTGCTTGTATGCATCGATTTCCGCATGTCCACCACAGCGGTCTATTCCGACATCGTTCTGCCGACGGCCACATGGTATGAAAAGAATGATCTCAATACTTCCGACATGCACCCCTTCATCCACCCGCTGGGAGCTGCGGTGGACCCGGCATGGGAAAGCCGCACTGATTGGGAAATCTTCAAAGGGCTCGCCAAAACCTTCTCCGAGGTGGCCCCTGAAGTGCTTGGCGTCGAGACCGATGTCGTCCTCTTCCCGATCCAGCATGACAGCCCTGGCGAAATGGCGCAGACCCATGGCGTCAGGGACTGGTACAAAGGGGAATGCGAACCAATCCCGGGCAAGACCATGCCTACGGTTGTCGCCGTTGAGCGCGACTATAGCCAGATCTATGCGAAGTTTACGTCGCTCGGCCCGCTCATGGACAAGCTCGGCAATGGCGGCAAGGGGATGGCCTGGAATACTCAGCATGAGGTCGAGAAGCTTGCCTCGCTGAACGGCACGGTGCTTGACGAAACGGTGGCTAAGGGCCGTCCAAAGATCGTGACGGACATCGACGCCTGCGAGACCATCCTGATGCTCGCGCCGGAGACGAATGGTGAAGTGGCGGTCAAAGCGTGGGAAGCACTGGAAGTGCAGACCGGGCGCGAGCACACACACCTCGCAAGGCCGAAGGAGGACGAGAAGATCCGCTTCCGCGACATCGTCGCCCAACCGCGCAAGATCATCACCTCGCCAATCTGGTCGGGGATCGAAAGCGAGCATGTCAGCTACAATGCCGGCTACACCAACGTCCACGAACTGATCCCCTGGCGGACACTGACCGGGCGGCAGCAGCTCTATCAGGATCATGACTGGATGCGGGCGTTTGGTGAGACGCTGGTGGTCTACAAGCCGCCGGTCGACCTGAAGACCCTCCATGTGAAGGGCGACAAGCCGAACGGCAATCCCGAGATCACCCTCAACTTCATCACGCCCCACCAGAAATGGGGCATCCACTCGACCTATACTGACAACCTCCTGATGCTGACGCTGAACCGCGGCGGGCCGGTCGTCTGGGTGTCCGAGACCGACGCGAAGCGTGCCGGGATCATCGACAATGACTGGGTCGAGGTCTTCAACGCAAACGGCGCTCTGACAGCCCGGGCGGTTGTCTCCCAGCGGATCCGTGAAGGAACGATGTTCATGTATCATGCGCAGGAGAAAATCGTGAACACGCCGGGTTCGGAGATAACTGGCAAGCGGGGCGGTATCCACAATTCCGTCACCCGCGCAATTCTCAAACCCACACACATGATTGGCGGCTACGCACAGCTTGCCTATGG